The genomic DNA TGAGTTAAGGACAAAAGCTGGTACAAAAGGGACACAGTACATTAAGCTGACCAGAAGTGAGGAAGGGTGTTGCTGTTGCTTCAATGTACAAATTACAGCTGGGGTAATGCTTGGATGGCAGAAATTCCAGTATTCCCAAATCAATTTACATTTCCCAGTCAGTCATCAGATAGTCATTTCTGAGAAGACAAAAACAGGACATAGCAGTGTCGCCTTCTTTCATCTCAGTGATTAGAAGCCATTTAATGAGACACTGTCACATTCCCTAATCATTACTGCTAACAATAATCATGCTGTGacacccacccccccctccaaaGACACACTTTTGGCTTCATAAATCAACAGCTATCAACAGATTACTGGCAATTTAACTGTTGCTATACTGGATGATATCTGATGAACTTTGATCCACCAAACTCTTCCTGTGCCATCTGTCCAAAGTGATAATACCCTCCGCCTAATTGCTCCTCCGCTCCTCGCTCGGCACCATTAGCAGGTTATAAAGTGAggtttctcccttcctttctgttCTTAAATAGAGCTCTTCATCATCACCTCAACCACGGCACACAGATGAGAATTTTTTATTGCACCCCGTTTCCAGGAGTGGATgatattccccccccccccccccgaaaaaaCAATAAGGTcatatgtttgtttgaatcctgGAGGTGGGATGTGGAAGTCGTATTGAGTAACCTTGCAGCCCTGAAGGCCGTGACGTAGTGTGGAGCAGACAGTGTAATGTTGTTACCTTACAAATCCCAGTGTTTTCTATTTAACAGCATTCACAGATACAccgctctcctcctctgctggaAGACTCCAAGGCTAACTGCGTTGACCCGAGCTGTAAGAGccggctttttaaaaaaaaggtcaagaGCAAACGTGTGGCTGAGTTTAGCCTGTTGCGTGGAGACTGCAATCCAGGTGATGCATCAGCCAATGGCAGGAAGCCAGAGCCAGACACGGGCATCAAGGTTGGTGGGGCTGATGGATGGAAGTGTAGCACCAGCACTTGCCAAGCCATTCACACGGCCATAAATTACATGTTTACTGCCGGCTGTGGCTCTCCTCGCTCGCCAACATTTCTTCTGATGTCAGCAGCGCATTATCATATCTAATCAGCCCCCAGCAACCCGTGTTAAATGGGTGGGAGATTGAAGTGGCCATCGCTCCATCTCTGTAAACATGATTTACATCACAAACatgaaaatttcgatatttatAGACCTGTTTATGGAGTTCAGTTCAAACTCTGAAAGCTTTGGCGGTTTGTTTTCCgatagtattttatttaatgtaatcCTTTTACGATGACATACGTGTTTTCTGCAACCCTTCATCAGAAAATTATATGGCAGCAGATGTAACTCCTGTTAAAGCATTTACAGTAGAAGATAAGTTCATCACACGATAGGCATGCACAGTGGAAGTGCATGACGTTGACTGGATCAAACTACTCTGGAGGGTTTTAAAACAAGAAGGGCGTACAACCAGGAACATTTAGGGACCATCCTTGAAACGAATGAGCAATTTTGAATGACAGATAAAAAATTTCATACATCCTGCTGTTTTCATCGCTAACGTACATTCGCGTCATACGCACGCGCATGCACACAAGACACGGACACAgtcgtgcacacacacacacacatacatacacacacacacacacacacacacacatacacacatacacacatacacacatacacacatacatacacatacacaaaaatcaTAAATCTAGCACTTCTGCTGGAGAGAAATCCCAAACACTGAGTTACACTGTATTGCCGTTTTGTGTCATGAAAAGCACTTAGAagttaaaaaatagaaaaaccaatatatatttttccctTGATGATTATGCAATAAATTTAGGGGAATCAAAAGTTGTGacacaggaacaaaaaaaaaaaaaaaaaaaaaactggccaTGTAATCCTCAGCAATTTAAGAAATTCTCATGTAACAACTGCCCCTACAGACTATATTCAAAAATGGATCAAACAAAAGCTTCCTtgtacaaaagaaaataaatcaattatggtaataaaaataagagtacagtgtaaatatatattcatatttataattttCTAACTGTATTTACAAGAAGATAGTGAATGATGCAGTGGACCACGGTGCTGCATGTCCCTTTGTTGTATATTCTCTGGATTTGGTCTGTAAAGCAGAACGCTGTCCTTCGCTGTTGACGAGAAGACCATGGAGggtagaaaacaaaacaaagcaacaaaaaacccccaaaaaaaacaaaacgaacaaaacaaaaaaaaaaacctgacataATCGTAGTCAGTTCTTTCGCTTCTCCTGACATGTGGAATGCCCAAAGTGGAGAGAAGAGTAGGAGTCTGCTCTCTTCTGACACTGTGACACACTGCCACTCCGGATAATACAAAGTGCCccataaaaaaaaaccaaccatCGTCACCACCGAGAAGCGGCTGCTCTCTTCAGTCCGTGTGGTCCATCGCGTTCTACAAGGCGTCTCTCCGAGCTCACTTTCTCACAGAGCACCAGTGTTTTTTAGCTTCATCTCTGGGAATGTGGGGGGAAGAGTCCAACCCCATGAGGCAGGGAGCGGAGGAAATGTCAATGTTTGTCTGAATGGAGATGAGGTATCAGCGTTTCTTAATGGCTGCCCCGTTGGAATGGGGGGGGAACTTTGGCAGGCAGGGCTCCTCGGCTCCGGCGTCGTGGGAGAAGACAGAGTCCTCGCCAGAGGAGCAGGTGGAGCTGCGGGTGTCGGGGTAGCTGGGGGAGTATTGGTCCAGAGGCACAGACAGCTCCAAATACTCCTGTGTGCACAAAGAGAGAACCGATGAAACACTTGACTTCATAAACAGATGTATCTGCTGCGTCTCTGCatgatgaggagaggaggactcACCTGGTTGGATGTCATGGCCAGGCAGCGGTCTAGGTCCTCTACCAGCTGTTTGAATGTGGGTCTGTGGGAGGGCACAGCATGCCAGCAGTCCCTCATCATCATATACCTGCATGAAAGAAGAGATTTCATATCAATCAACTTGCCCTTTGGCAGCATTAAGCTCCAACACAAAGTCCTATGTTAAAGAGACAGTGTTGTGAGGACATCCAGTTGTAGCTGAAGGGTGACACTAAATGTCATCCTGTTTGTTCATGAcgtatttttgtaattttgttatCTATTCTATTGTGTACACACAACATTTATTGCACGTCTTTCAGTCCTGGGGGACAGatcctcctctgttgctcttcctgagggttcttaaatgtttttcttgttaaaaGACTTTTCGAATCAAGAGTCTAAGAGcagaggatgttgtattgctgtacagattgtaaagccctGAGGCTAATTTTGATTTGTGGTATTGAGCAGTACAAATAAAATTTAGCTGGACTTGAATAATATGGTACATTGAGAGCTCGCTCAGCCTTCgagccttttattttattggtcgTCACACAAACAATGGTAGGGAACATTATAACGTTGCTAAGCACCTGGATATTTTCTAATATACAACAAGATGggaaatgtaaatattaatgcCAACTCTGTTTGGGCAGAGCATGCCGCACAGTTTTAACCCAACTTTGCTCTGATTTAAAAGCCAGTCAGTTACTTTTACTACCATTTTTAAGACTGCCATTTATTTTCaggttgtgtttgtgcaggccacataaacatttacaaactaaactaaactaaatgctGGCAACTTTTGATACTCTCTGAAACAAGAAGTCAAATTTGGTAAAAAATTCTCCTAGTCACTTGTGCTATTGATGCAGACAGCATCTGGTTCAAACTCAAGTCAAGAGTGTTATTCAGTTCTGCCAGAATATGTGTAACTAAAAAGCATCAAATAGGCACACTGAGTTTGGACTCATTCTTAGTGATACTCTTTAACCATCATTTACTGGAAATAACTTGCTCCAGTATGATCACATCATCCAAAACTCTATCTGTGTCTAAATTACAGGATGGTTTGGATCACGTAGACATACATAATCATATATTTCAAACACTAAAATAGCACAACACTAGACATATTATAATTTCACCATATACATTACTGCATTGCAGAATTTGGACACAGCTTATAACTTTCCAGTAAGAGTGTAAGGATGTTTCTGCTGGTTTTACTTGGCGGGAGGAAAAAGttaaagatacatttaaatttaaaaaaagaaagaaatcataCATTAGAACACATGTTGGCCTTGCTGTGTTATTCAGCAAATAAGGAGATGCTGGAGAAGAGTTCAAACAGTAATTTAACAGTCAGAGAAAAAAGCATTGTGTTTGATTTTTGATGCATAATGTTTCATTTAgggctaaaaaaaaatctcctgaGAAACTTCTTTACTAAAAATTCATCTAATCCAtttaaaatccataaaaaatcCATTTAATCCATGTAACTTGATACAGCACACTGTGTTTTGTATGAGTGATTAATACTGTCACACAGTGTGCTTATGCTGTGAACACATGACGTGAAGAAGACGTCATTTAATGGCACGGACTGCAAAATGGAGAAAGAGGGGTAAAATAACGAGGGtcaagaagagagaagagacagagaagagataATGATAGAAAGTTTGGGATCATTTTAAGGTCAAACTAAATGAAAACTCATTGAACAGTATCTTTTACTGTAAAACTCAACTAGTTTATCATATGTAAATTGATATGATTGCTAGTTGAAATGAAGGTAATTATGGCTATATGCAATATGGTTGCTAGTTATAACTAGTTAGCTAAGTGTATCTAAAATCGAAAATaaccacagaaaataaaatgctgcaTTTGTGAAGCCTGAACTTCAATCATGTTATTATTAagatagtcacacacacacacacacacacacacacacacacttattattattttaattcatacCTTAGCTTTGAGGTGAATGTATACCTTCTTTAAAAGGAATTTaaatttttgtttgtttttgtagttcagtttttttttctaaaaaggaAACCAAttagttcattattattaagagACCCAtcttattttctcttcattAAATGTACTATTGCTCTCTAATAAAGCAAATGCATTTCTAATCTAATTACTCAATTAATGAATGGAATAGTCGATAGAACATTCGATTAGTAAAATAACTGCTAGCTGCAGCTCTGGTTTCCTTACAGCTCGTGAGTGCATGTGGAGGGCTTGTCCATGCGGTGGCCTTCTTTCAGCAGCTTGAACAGCTCTTCAACAGGGACGCCTGGGTATGGGGAGCCTCCCAGGGTGAAGATCTCCCAAAGCAGCACCCCGAATGACCAgctgcagacagaaacagagacagacggCTTGAGTTTTCTGCACGAATAAATGCTTTCCTCACATTCCATCacgactgaaaaaaaaaaaaaaaaaagttatgacATGTGATACTCACACATCACTTTGGTGTGTGTATATCCGGTCAAACAGCGCCTCGGGAGCCATCCACTTGACTGGTAAACGACCCTGTGGAGAAAGGTATGCGTGTTACGGCTATTTATGCTCCCGAAACTGtgaataaaattaaacaaatgagaagaGTCCTCACATTAGTGGTCTTCTTATAGTAATCGATGTGGTGGATATCTCTTGCCAGGCCGAAGTCAGCTATTTTCATCACGTTGTCCTCCGTTACCAAAACATTGCGAGCAGCTAGATCTCTGTGGATGCACTGCAcgaataaaaacacattattagaAGTGAATTCATGTGCTATGCCCTCGAGTAAAACAACAAGAATTGTGTTTATTGTAAAGCAGTTTTGGGCACAATCAGTGTTTCAATACcaagaaaaataatacaataaaaaaaagatgttgctTTTACTCGATTCTGCAAATTTAATAAGGAAGGGGCGAGAATGGCGGATTCTGCTCGTTACCTTCTTGGAAGCCAGATACTCCATGCCTCGGGCCACTTGGTAGGCGCAGGACACCAGGTCTTTGATTGACATGTTCTCCACAGGGACCTGATCGGGGTTGTAGCAGTACTCCATGCCCGGTGGGCGCCGAGCTCGCAGGTACTCCCTCAGGTTCCCCTTGGATGCATACTCGACAATCACATACAAAGGACCTAGAAACAGTTGGAaaaatataagaataaatgatgtaatcGCCACATAATTTCACTAAAACAACTTTAAGTCAAGACAGAGATTTTATTTCAAAGAACAGTAACAGCACTAAGGAGAGGGTCATAAGGATGCCAAAATAAGTAGGTTTCTTCATGTATATGCGCAAAAACTATTAAACTTAATTAACAGTTTAAGATCCTAGAATTATAGGCAACTCTCTCTTTGGCACAGGCAATAAATTCTTTGAGATCATAGACACATGCGAATAATTTACTCTACATTTCTGTGTCAAAACAGCTGGTAAATAAAGTGGAGTGAAAGAAGGGATTTGTGCTCCAGTGTAGAGGCAACATTACAGGGTCATTAGAGGTCAGTTTTCCTTTAGTTTTTTTGTCAGGGATGattggagagaaatggcagcAGCTGTGGTCAATTCAAACTGTGAGCTCGGAAGCCGGTGTCAGAATCGTTTATTCATGCTGTTCTACACATCTCACAAAGTAAGGTTCACACCAGAGCTGTTGTTTGAGGgacaatggtgtgtgtgtgtgtgtgtgtgtgtgtgtgttggcctgAACGGGTCAGCCTGTCTGTCTGGTCCTACCATCCTGTGTACAGGCTCCTAGCagattaatgatgttcttgtgcTTCCCGATGATCttcatcatctccatctctgaaaTCAGGTCTGACAGGTCTTTCTCTGTGGCATCAGCTGGAGAAGAAGGGAAATAAATCATATTAGGGTAATTAGTCGATGTTCTGTTGGTGCAAAGGCTGGAAAAGGCCTTGCAGTAATCACCTTGACCAAGCATTCACACCAGCCTGTAGCTCTTACAGTTCACCCAGACATTTGGAGAAAGCTCCCCGGGGAAATGTCCACTAAGTATGAGACAATAAATGCTACTTTCCCTACATCCTCGCTCCTCTGTGCAGTTTAATGAACACTGTTTTATATGGGATGTCAAGGGTTCTCATAAATTTTTACTCTGCCGTCCCATTTGCATGGTGGCTGGGATCCAATGGCAGATGTCTCTTAGTATCTGTTCATCACAGCTTTGGTGTCAGAAGTTTTCTCGTCCCTGAAGGATGGACTTGAGGCTTCtgttaaatgtattactatGCAGTGAAGCCTTTTCCTCAGGGCTCGTCCACCCACGTcgactgtacacacacacacacacacagaggactgTCTGAGGGACTTTAAAATAAGACGGCTTACttacatttcaacattttgacCGCAACCTTCGTCACGCGGTTTGGCTTCTCTTTGTCGAGACCCAGCGCCTCTCCCATCACCACCTGACCAAAGCAACCTTCACCAAGAGGCTTCCCGAGAACAAGTCTGCAAGAGAAGATGTAAGAGAGAATAATGAATACAGCGTAAAACCATCTGTATATGTGTTTAAAACTAGCATGTTCTACTGTGCTTGGTGTGCATCCGTTTGAGTAGAGACGGTCGCATCTCTAACTCCAGGACATACATACCTGTCTCGCGGAAGCTCCCAGCGGGGATCCTGGGGAAGTTCATACTCAGACACCCCAGACAGCATGGGAGAGCCGCTGGAGGAGAGTCGGGATGGTCGAACCAGCATCACTCCAGAGTGGATGGAGGAGCTCGAGTCCACAGACACCTGAGGTAAAGAAGTCTCACATTACTCCCCTCATAATGAAGCAGAAACTCTTCTAATTAAGTAACCCAGAGAAAATAGAAAACTACAGAATATTGAATTGCTTGAGCATGTTTTGTTAAGAggactgtgtaaaaaaaaaaaaaaaacaattaaaaaaaaaatacccaaACCACTCAGGAGTACCACACACATGGAACAGAAACACTTGTTGGGTACTTACACCTACCTGATGTACAAGGCCTCAAGGATCTACAATGAATCTGAAAGCTCTATGAATGCATGCTTTTAGTAGGGTGATTACATcatcataaacataaaaacttcAAATTGATAAAAAATCGGAGCCAATGGCACGGTGTGAGagatagaagagaagaaaaggtaTAAATATTCCGAACCCCCTATCTACTTTCTGTTACCTGTCTGCGCAGGGGGATGCTTTTGGCCAGCTTGTGGACGGCCAGCTGACTGTTGAAGTCGCTCTTCTTGGAGGAGGTGCGAATCTTGACGATAACTGCGATGGCGATCATGACGGCGATGAAGAAGAAGCCCACGCAGTAGATAACCACCTCCAGGTAGGTGTGGTTAGCTGGTGGAGAGTGTGGGACAGCtagatggaagaggaggaggaggaggaggatgaggggagggggggcgcAGGGTGACAGGAggcggagggggagggggagggggagggggaggtggggtCAGCTTTCGTGAATGAACCGATTGTGCATATTCAAGGAACGCCACACATACTCATGCTTTCAAACACGCCGTAACACCAATAAAAACACACGGCTCACCCAAACACGCTAATGCCATGTCGAAAAACCAGagcctctgacacacacaaacatgggtataaaaataataacacttcttttaaatatttctttgcCGATGTGAGAAGTGACTCTCTAGCCTCTTGAATCACTGGAAGAGAGTCGGGACAAACCCAAACAACCCACATTCTGTTTTATAACGAGTGTGCAAAGGTTCTGACTTTTCAACACAGCATTGACACTTCACACACAATCTTCCAACACCGCACGTCATTTCTACTTCATCAAATGTTCTACTTCATATCGCACGTCTATCTGTAGGTGTAAAACAGCATGCTACAAAACATGAGCGCAATACAGTCTACCTGACATTATCAGTAAAATGATTATGTTCAATTCTTAATTCGGAATTttgtaatgcatttttaaaaaagagttaTGAGCTGTGTGTTGGTGCTGGTAATCTGctgtgtaaaatatatatttatgtgctAAATTAAATTTAGAAAATCGCTAACGCTTGTCAAATTCAGATCTTGTTTGTTTCCTCCCCGTTTAGTTAAAACCACCAACGTTTATTTATACCAATACTCGGGGGTGTACGTTCGGGGCATACATTGGCTTGGGATGAGTTCCTGTTCTGAaggtgttttgtgtttaaataCATAATCTAACTCTTTAGATTTAGTAAATTGATTCAAATAAATTGTAAagtgttttctgtcttcttgAAATGTCCACACAAAATCAAACACAATATCAGTTCGTTACTTATTATTcaatcttatttttatttactcaaCAAGGAATTTTTGGAACACTTGCCTGAGAAAAGAGGGAAATTCTGTTGAGGGTTACTGAAGCTCCTTATATGTCTTTTTTAGAACTTTTTAATAAATGTCTAGGGTTTTTACACAATTGCCACAGGTAGCAATGAATGATTTAACACACTGTAATCTGTTGCCTTATGTAAGCATGAGATTATCTCTCACAACTCCTTTGTGCTGGGAGTACTATGTCTTGGACTCTTTCCAAGTATTTGATTTGCAATGCATCCCAAACCAAGGGTGGCCATACCGACTGAAATATATCGTTACACCCCTAACCAACACCAGCAACACAAGTGAGCTGCACTTGTGTGAAGACGCTGACTGACAAGCAGTTTGATAATTGGACAAATGCCCATTCCCGACCCTCAGGAATGAGACACATCCACTAAGGCGAGCCAATTATCAAAGCCAGCCGCTGTGCTCACAGCAGGAAATGACATCAGGAATACATGTCATTTGTAGCGCTTGTCAAAGGAAATCAGCTTTACACCAAATCCAATGCAAACACCAATTAAAGAGCAGAATGGTAGAGACAGTTCAAAGTGAAATCTGATCTGAGCTGCCAAACAACCCTTCTATAAATGTGAAGTTCTTCCTGGCTGAGACCATTAAGTATACGCCTGTGAcctttgttgtttaaaaaaaataaaaaaattctggcctgtttttatttgttgatttatttCTCATGGTTCAGCAAATAGGAGACAGCTCATGGGTTGTTTGGCATTtctttgatttcatttaaagagtcagCAGAGCATGGCCCGCATTCACCCATCTAGAGAGTCTAGATGGAGCAGGAGCCATGCTGAgcacagagggaaagagaggggaaggagtTTTAGTACTGGTAACTTGCCCTGGCTTCCTCTCACATTTTGACAGAACTAAAGTCAAAAAAAGACTTCATTCTGACAAATGTGACGTGGACAGCCAGGCTTGAgttaaaggaaaggaaagacattGAGGTGCAAGAGGAAGAACCACTGATACCTTCAAAAACCATCAACCATGCAGAGTGATGAGAGAACCCGATAGAATTGCCCGCCAAGCAGGTATACTCCCCAGCGTCATCATAAGACACATTTCTCAGTTGCAGGACTTCCATTTCCTTGTCCGTGGTGTTAAGGCCAGCGGTCTAGAAAATAACAAAAGGAAGCAGACCCGACAAGAGGcccaagaaagaaaaagggaaccATGAGTAAAGGattgtgaaagagaaaaagggatTGGAGGAgcgttctcctcctccatccgaCACCATCTGCCCAAAATGTACCACCGGGGGGGCGCCTCTGTCAGGGAGAGCCCTCCGGTCTCTGTTAGTGGAGGAGCTGGTTAGGTTGAATCTGCACTGCCGAACCCACAGCATCTGACCATCCCATCACCACATCATATAACCTCAGTCTCATCTCTACATGCAAGAGATGGGCAGCATGGAAAAACTCCACAGCAGAACAGGACACATTCACACTTGGACACATCTCGCACTCTCACCTCTGTGGACCATGTGAGCGTAAGACAAACAACAGGGgggcgggtggggggggggtgtctgtgAAAGAAAGGTAAGCAGAGAAAGACAGCTGGAAAAAACAGAGGTAgtccagactgagagagagagagagagaaagagagagagagagagaggactttgATGGGCAAGGAAGCGAGAGTAATAGAAGAAGATGGCAGAGAGGCCCTTATTAGGAGGGCACTGCACAGGCATGGGGGCAGGAATGAGAACGGGTCCAACATAAACCTGAGACTAAACACTTTCAACTGTTCTGCTGGGAATTTTCCATAGCGTCATTTACAGTCAGGAGCACTGaggcaggagagagggagggagaaacggagggagcgagggagggaggagagaaacagcTGAGGTTGTCTCGAGTTATAACGGCCCTAATTTTTCCAGGTAGGTCTTAGAAGCGCCTCCACCGTGTTGTCCCGCGCTGCTGAGTGGTGGTGGTTACCTGTGGGCTCATATCTGATGACAGTCAGCCAGGCCGACTGATTGGCCTCTCCTATATAATTGGACACTTTACATATATACTCTCCGCCCTCCTCCTCAGTCACATTGTAGAGGGTCAGCACCTGAGCGTCCGAGCTATTGACCCCAGAAtgctggaaataaaaaaatgtcaggtgcagcacagacaaaaaaaaaaagtagaagacACAGGATTAAACTTAAGAATTCACTTTTTTACTACTCTAGCAagataaagttaaaatgaatccattattaaataataatagtatatttaaaaaaagcagtaaCAGCAGTACATGAATATATCTAAAGCAAATCCTCCTCATTTAACACTATAGAAAACATTTCAACTGCCTGGGTTGCTGGGTTGTTGCGTGAGGATTAGTCAAAGTGAGCTCCTACCTTGAGGACGCGGACGTACGGTAAGCCGT from Scomber japonicus isolate fScoJap1 chromosome 9, fScoJap1.pri, whole genome shotgun sequence includes the following:
- the fgfr1a gene encoding fibroblast growth factor receptor 1-A isoform X2, whose translation is MPPQWAHPEKMEKKLHAVPASKTVKFRCQASGNPVPTLKWYKNGKEFKRDHRIGGFKVRDNVWTIIMESVVPSDKGNYTCVVENQYGSINHTYQLDVVERSPHRPILQAGLPANRTAVVGSDVEFECKVFSDPQPHIQWLKHIEVNGSRVGPDGLPYVRVLKTAGLNTTDKEMEVLQLRNVSYDDAGEYTCLAGNSIGFSHHSAWLMVFEGISANHTYLEVVIYCVGFFFIAVMIAIAVIVKIRTSSKKSDFNSQLAVHKLAKSIPLRRQVSVDSSSSIHSGVMLVRPSRLSSSGSPMLSGVSEYELPQDPRWELPRDRLVLGKPLGEGCFGQVVMGEALGLDKEKPNRVTKVAVKMLKSDATEKDLSDLISEMEMMKIIGKHKNIINLLGACTQDGPLYVIVEYASKGNLREYLRARRPPGMEYCYNPDQVPVENMSIKDLVSCAYQVARGMEYLASKKCIHRDLAARNVLVTEDNVMKIADFGLARDIHHIDYYKKTTNGRLPVKWMAPEALFDRIYTHQSDVWSFGVLLWEIFTLGGSPYPGVPVEELFKLLKEGHRMDKPSTCTHELYMMMRDCWHAVPSHRPTFKQLVEDLDRCLAMTSNQEYLELSVPLDQYSPSYPDTRSSTCSSGEDSVFSHDAGAEEPCLPKFPPHSNGAAIKKR
- the fgfr1a gene encoding fibroblast growth factor receptor 1-A isoform X1, which gives rise to MPQRSEWSSSRRKANSCSSLSRMLMRPSILLFLALFAQVLRTQCRPAKTDEVSEERQAELYTLYLGDRLDLSCSAQDSLHAVNWTKDHVAVADGEHTRIRNGQLEIETVELADSGLYACTTFGNHSVYFNVTVDTLASSEDDDDDEKSSSEEAKLLGSQKLLPMPPQWAHPEKMEKKLHAVPASKTVKFRCQASGNPVPTLKWYKNGKEFKRDHRIGGFKVRDNVWTIIMESVVPSDKGNYTCVVENQYGSINHTYQLDVVERSPHRPILQAGLPANRTAVVGSDVEFECKVFSDPQPHIQWLKHIEVNGSRVGPDGLPYVRVLKTAGLNTTDKEMEVLQLRNVSYDDAGEYTCLAGNSIGFSHHSAWLMVFEAVPHSPPANHTYLEVVIYCVGFFFIAVMIAIAVIVKIRTSSKKSDFNSQLAVHKLAKSIPLRRQVSVDSSSSIHSGVMLVRPSRLSSSGSPMLSGVSEYELPQDPRWELPRDRLVLGKPLGEGCFGQVVMGEALGLDKEKPNRVTKVAVKMLKSDATEKDLSDLISEMEMMKIIGKHKNIINLLGACTQDGPLYVIVEYASKGNLREYLRARRPPGMEYCYNPDQVPVENMSIKDLVSCAYQVARGMEYLASKKCIHRDLAARNVLVTEDNVMKIADFGLARDIHHIDYYKKTTNGRLPVKWMAPEALFDRIYTHQSDVWSFGVLLWEIFTLGGSPYPGVPVEELFKLLKEGHRMDKPSTCTHELYMMMRDCWHAVPSHRPTFKQLVEDLDRCLAMTSNQEYLELSVPLDQYSPSYPDTRSSTCSSGEDSVFSHDAGAEEPCLPKFPPHSNGAAIKKR